The Chloroflexia bacterium SDU3-3 genome includes the window CAGCTGGCTGCTAGCGCTGGAAAAAGGCGTGTGAGCGCTGAAAATACGATCGATTTTCTACAATATCGGCTAAAAGAACACACTAGAGGAACCCAACTATGCTGCATACTATTCGAACCCCGCTGATCGCCGCAGGCGGCGCGCTGGCCCTGGCGCTCACGCTCAGCGCCTGCGATGTGACCACATCGGCGGGCCGCGCCACCCAGGTGCCTGCGGCGGCGCAGCCCAGCGCCGCGCCCGCCGTGGCCACCGTGCTGGTGGTGGCCACGCCCACGCCCACCCCCGCCGACACGCTGGCGGGCGAGGTGCAGGCCCAGCCCGTGGCCCAGCTCTCCACCGCCACGCCGCCCAGCGCCCAGGCCGTGCTGGATGCCGAGGAGCAGATCGTGGCCGACATCGCCGACCGCGCCGGGCCTGCCGTGGTGCGGATCGACGTGCAGACCCAGCAGGGCTCGGGCCTCGGCTCGGGCTGGCTGGCCGAGTTCGATGGCCAGCCCTACATCATCACCAACAACCACGTGGTCGCGGGCAGCGGCGGGCGCGTGCTGGTGTCATTCACCGGCCTGTTCCAGACCATCGGGCAGGTGGTGGGCACCGACCCCGACAGCGACATCGCCGTGGTGAAGGTCGAGCAGATCCCCGACGATGTGCACCCGCTGTCGCTGGGCGACTCCTCCACCGTGCGTGTGGGCCAGCGCACCGTGGCCATCGGCAACCCGCTGGGCCAGAACCGCACGGTGACGGTGGGCATCATCAGCGCGCTGGGCCGCACCATCGAGGAGAGCGAGAGCCGCTCGACCTACTCGATCGGCGGGGCCATCCAGACCGACGCGGCGATCAACCCCGGCAACTCCGGCGGGCCGCTGTTCGACTCGCGCGGCTATGTGATCGGCATGAACACCGCCATCCTCTCGCAGTCGGGCACCAGCTCGGGCATCGGCTTCGCCGTGCCGGTCGATCTGGTGAAGAAGGTCGCGCCCGCGCTCATCCGCGATGGCCAGTACGAGCACCCCTACATGGGCGTGCTGTTCAACACCGGCAATGGCTCGGACATCACCACGCTGGTGGCGCAGCAGAACAGCCTGCCCAGCAGCGGCCTGCTGGTGGCGGCGGCGCGCGGCGGCCCGCTGGCCCAGGCGGGCATCGGCGACCGCGCGATCCTCACCGCGATCAATGGCGTGCAGATGACCTCCACCGACGATCTAGTCTCGTACCTGGAGCTGAACACTGTGCCTGGCGACACGGTGACAGTGAGCTACTATGAGCTGCAGGGCGGCGAGCAGCGCGAGGCCCAGGTGACGCTTTCGTCGCGCACGCAGTCGCAGCTCCAGCAGTAGCCGTAGCGCGCTGGGATGGGCCATGTGGTATTACTATGTGGCCCTTTTTTGCGCCAAAATTGCCGCCGCATGGCTGGATCGAAATCGCCCCGCCCATCGTCCTAGCAGCAGCGATAGTTTCCAGACACGAGGTGGAGCAGATGAAACGAGTGCTTCTCGTCGGCGCGCTGCTGCTGGCCAGCGCAGCCCCAGCGGCGGCCCAGGGCCAGCAGCCCGAGGCGCGGGTGACGCAGGTGGACACGGCATCCTACCCCGATATCACGCTGTATGTGAGCGTGACCGGCGCTGGCGGCGCGCCTGTGGGCGGGCTGACCGCCAGCGATTTTCGGATCACCGAGGATGGCCAGCCGGTGACGATCGGCGATTTCGCTGGCGGTGGCGAGCCGTTCACCGCCGTGCTGGCCATCGACCGCTCGGGCAGCATGGCGCAGGCGGGCAAGATGGATGGCGCGAAGGAGGCGGCGCTGGCCTTCGTGGGCCAGATGCGCCAGGGCGATATGGCGGGCGTGGTGGCCTTTGACGACGCGCCCAGGCTGCTGGCCAGCCCCACCCGCTCGGTCGCCACGCTGCGCAGCAGCATCGAGGGTCTGGAGGCCCAGGGCTCTACCGCGCTGTACGACAGCATCGTGGTGGGCGTGCAGCAGCTGGCCTCGGTCAGCGGCAGGCGCGCGCTCATCCTGCTGACCGATGGGCGCGACCAGATCAACATGGGCGACCCGACCCCGATCAGCGAGCACACGCTGGCCCAGGCCATCCAGGTGGCCCAGCAGGCCGGGGTCGCCATCCAGGTGATCGGCCTGGGCGACCGCAGCTCCGACGACGATGTGACCGGCATCGACGAGGGCGTGCTGCAGCAGATCGCCTCGGCGACGGGCGGGCAGTACATCTACGCGCCCTCGGCGGGCGAGCTGGCCACGCTCTACCGCTCGCTGGCGGCCAGCATGCAGGCCGAGTACCGCATCACCTACCGCAGCCCGCGCCCCACCTTCGACGGCACGCGGCGCGACATCCGGGTGCAGGCCGCTGGCTCGGGCGCGGCAGGCGGCAGCTACCTTGAGCAGCACCTCATCCACGTGCGCTCCAGCCCCGCGCTGGCGCTGCTGCTGCTGCTGCCCATCCTGGGGCTGCTGGTGGCCCCCCGTCTCGTGCGCGGGCGTGTGCGGCGCAAGGAGCAGCCCGCGCCCGCCGCACCCCAGCTGGCCCCGCCCGACCCGCCGCGCTTCTGCGACCAGTGCGGCAAGCCGCTGCGCCCTGGCGTGAAATTCTGCGCGGGCTGCGGCTCGCGCGTGCCGACGGAGGCGCTGCGATGAGCAAGGTGCTGCAGATCTACTACACCGCCGTGCTGGGCGCGCTGGGCGGCCTGCTGGGCTGGTGGCTGATGGGTAGCCTGCCCACCGACGCGCTGGGCATCTGGGTGGCCTACCCACTGGTGGGGGCTGGGCTAGGCGCGGCCATCGCAGGCTGCGTGGCCGCCACCGAGGGCGCGCTGGTCAAGCGCCGCGCCCGGCGGGCCGTGGCCGACATGCTGCGCGGCGCGCTCTCCGGCGCGGCGCTGGGCCTGCTGGGCCTGGTGCTGGCCGAGCTGGGCTTTCTAGCCATCGGCGGCGGCTTCGTGGGCCGCACCCTGGGCTGGATGCTGCTGGGCTTGGCCATCGGCCTGGGCGAGCCGCTGCTCTCGCGGCGGCTGCGGCGGGCCGCCCACGGCGCGGCGGGCGGCGCGGCGGGCGGCGCCGTGGGCGGCGCTCTCTACGAGGCGCTCACGCTGCTGTTCTTGGGCCAGGGCGAGCAGGTGCAGATGCTGGCGGGCGGCGTGGGCCTCATGCTGCTGGGCGCGTGCATCGGCGCGTGCATCCCGCTGGCCCG containing:
- a CDS encoding FHA domain-containing protein; the protein is MSKVLQIYYTAVLGALGGLLGWWLMGSLPTDALGIWVAYPLVGAGLGAAIAGCVAATEGALVKRRARRAVADMLRGALSGAALGLLGLVLAELGFLAIGGGFVGRTLGWMLLGLAIGLGEPLLSRRLRRAAHGAAGGAAGGAVGGALYEALTLLFLGQGEQVQMLAGGVGLMLLGACIGACIPLARYALAGAELRVLSGAQAGLVREVTDTASIGRSDGCDLYLPDRRAAWNHARVRRTERGFSLEVLPEAEGGARLGGQVIYPGSSAPLADGAQIIIGETTILFAGR
- a CDS encoding trypsin-like serine protease codes for the protein MLHTIRTPLIAAGGALALALTLSACDVTTSAGRATQVPAAAQPSAAPAVATVLVVATPTPTPADTLAGEVQAQPVAQLSTATPPSAQAVLDAEEQIVADIADRAGPAVVRIDVQTQQGSGLGSGWLAEFDGQPYIITNNHVVAGSGGRVLVSFTGLFQTIGQVVGTDPDSDIAVVKVEQIPDDVHPLSLGDSSTVRVGQRTVAIGNPLGQNRTVTVGIISALGRTIEESESRSTYSIGGAIQTDAAINPGNSGGPLFDSRGYVIGMNTAILSQSGTSSGIGFAVPVDLVKKVAPALIRDGQYEHPYMGVLFNTGNGSDITTLVAQQNSLPSSGLLVAAARGGPLAQAGIGDRAILTAINGVQMTSTDDLVSYLELNTVPGDTVTVSYYELQGGEQREAQVTLSSRTQSQLQQ
- a CDS encoding VWA domain-containing protein, which gives rise to MWPFFAPKLPPHGWIEIAPPIVLAAAIVSRHEVEQMKRVLLVGALLLASAAPAAAQGQQPEARVTQVDTASYPDITLYVSVTGAGGAPVGGLTASDFRITEDGQPVTIGDFAGGGEPFTAVLAIDRSGSMAQAGKMDGAKEAALAFVGQMRQGDMAGVVAFDDAPRLLASPTRSVATLRSSIEGLEAQGSTALYDSIVVGVQQLASVSGRRALILLTDGRDQINMGDPTPISEHTLAQAIQVAQQAGVAIQVIGLGDRSSDDDVTGIDEGVLQQIASATGGQYIYAPSAGELATLYRSLAASMQAEYRITYRSPRPTFDGTRRDIRVQAAGSGAAGGSYLEQHLIHVRSSPALALLLLLPILGLLVAPRLVRGRVRRKEQPAPAAPQLAPPDPPRFCDQCGKPLRPGVKFCAGCGSRVPTEALR